In one Bradyrhizobium sp. 4 genomic region, the following are encoded:
- the addB gene encoding double-strand break repair protein AddB, with protein MRVFSVPVSVPFLRTVVASLLDGRLVDGFEARKEPARLADATLYLPTRRAMRVVREIFLDEMKADAVVLPRIVALGDIDEDELAFADEGEQFSDATPLDIPPRLGELERRLTLAHLVAAWAKGPVLSPLVVGGPASTLALASDLARLIDDMVTRGVDWSALDGLVPDMLDRYWQHSLEFLRIARIAWPGHLAEINRIEPAARRDLLIDAEAKRLTAHPHGPVIAAGSTGSMPATARFLHAVASLPHGAVVLPGLDTDLDDDAWRSIGGVRDSLGKFAEHPVSNHPQYAMHALLDRFGIKRSDVDILKPPAEGGRDLLASESMRPSAKTEIWHDRLKQPDVALKITGGMKNLAVVEAPNPEMEALAIAIAMREARHLDKSAALVTPDRALARRVMAALSRWDLAFDDSGGDVLMETSAGVFARLTAEAATKGLEPPTLLAMLKHPLCRLGRAPGAWKAAIEGLELALLRGTRPPAGTAGLLREFNRFREELAKLWRSEVSALHKAEPRARLKAEDLDRIQALIDSLRQALAPIESLASSKPYDFAELAHRHREIMIELSRDEQGIPLAFEEREGLALASAFDDLLRSGTTSGLMVTLPDYADVFQTAFSDRAVRRRDRPGARLQIYGPLESRLMQADRIIVGGLIEGVWPPAPRIDPWLSRPMRHELGLDLPERRIGLSAHDFAQLLGGDEVILTHSAKAGGAPAVASRFLHRLEAVAGDAHWKAAIRAGEKYVQFAAALDQPDEVRPIKQPEPRPPRATRPLRMSVTGIEDWLRDPYTIYAKHILRLDALDPVDMPLSAADRGSAIHDALGEFTERYATNLPDDPARVLRAIGEKYFAPLMERPEARALWWPRFQRIARWFGEWETARRDAIEAIAAETRGEISIPLDHGRSFRLSARADRIERRRGGGYAILDYKTGQPPTGKQVRMGLSPQLTLEAAILREGGFPDIDAGASVSQLVYVRLSGNNPPGEERILELKFKQGDEPQPPDTAAAEARAKLEALIRAFEDENQPYTSLNLPMWTNRYGAYDDLARIKEWSAAGGLGIEEW; from the coding sequence ATGCGCGTTTTCAGCGTTCCAGTCTCAGTTCCGTTTCTGCGCACCGTCGTCGCAAGCCTGCTTGACGGTCGGCTGGTCGACGGCTTTGAGGCGCGCAAGGAGCCGGCACGGCTGGCGGATGCCACGCTGTACCTGCCGACACGACGCGCCATGCGCGTCGTCCGCGAGATTTTCCTCGACGAGATGAAGGCGGACGCCGTCGTGCTGCCGCGCATCGTCGCGCTCGGCGACATCGACGAGGATGAACTCGCTTTCGCCGATGAGGGCGAACAGTTTTCCGACGCAACGCCGCTCGATATTCCGCCGCGGCTCGGCGAGCTCGAACGGCGGCTGACACTGGCGCACCTCGTCGCGGCCTGGGCCAAGGGCCCGGTGCTGTCTCCGCTCGTCGTCGGCGGCCCCGCCTCGACGCTGGCACTGGCGTCCGATCTCGCGCGGCTGATCGACGACATGGTCACGCGCGGCGTCGACTGGAGCGCGCTCGACGGCCTCGTGCCCGATATGCTCGATCGGTATTGGCAGCACTCGCTTGAATTTTTGCGCATCGCGCGCATCGCCTGGCCCGGTCATCTCGCCGAGATCAACCGGATCGAGCCCGCTGCCCGCCGCGACCTTCTGATCGATGCCGAAGCCAAGCGGCTGACCGCGCATCCCCATGGCCCCGTGATCGCGGCCGGCTCGACCGGCTCGATGCCGGCCACGGCAAGATTTCTCCACGCAGTCGCCTCGCTGCCGCATGGCGCCGTGGTGCTGCCCGGCCTCGACACCGATCTCGACGACGATGCCTGGCGCAGCATCGGCGGCGTCCGCGACTCGCTCGGCAAGTTCGCGGAGCATCCGGTCTCGAACCATCCGCAATACGCCATGCACGCGCTGCTGGATCGCTTTGGCATCAAGCGCAGCGACGTCGATATCCTCAAGCCTCCGGCGGAAGGCGGCCGCGATCTGCTGGCGTCGGAATCGATGCGGCCGTCGGCCAAGACCGAGATCTGGCACGACCGGCTGAAGCAGCCGGATGTGGCCTTAAAGATCACCGGGGGCATGAAGAACCTCGCGGTTGTCGAAGCTCCCAATCCTGAAATGGAAGCGCTCGCGATCGCCATTGCGATGCGCGAGGCGAGGCATCTCGACAAGTCCGCAGCGTTGGTTACGCCCGATCGCGCGCTGGCGCGGCGCGTGATGGCCGCGCTGAGCCGATGGGATCTCGCATTCGATGATTCCGGCGGCGACGTCCTGATGGAAACCTCCGCCGGCGTCTTTGCGCGACTGACAGCGGAGGCGGCGACCAAGGGATTGGAGCCGCCGACGCTGCTGGCGATGCTGAAGCATCCGCTGTGCCGGCTCGGCCGGGCGCCCGGCGCATGGAAGGCGGCGATCGAAGGCCTGGAGCTCGCTTTGTTGCGCGGAACGCGGCCGCCTGCGGGCACCGCCGGCCTACTGCGCGAGTTCAATCGATTCCGCGAGGAGCTGGCAAAGCTGTGGCGCAGCGAGGTCTCCGCACTGCACAAGGCCGAGCCGCGTGCACGTCTCAAGGCGGAAGACCTCGATCGTATTCAGGCGCTGATCGATAGCTTGCGACAAGCCTTGGCGCCGATCGAGAGTCTTGCTTCATCAAAGCCGTACGACTTCGCCGAACTCGCGCATCGGCATCGCGAGATCATGATCGAGCTATCGCGCGACGAGCAGGGCATCCCGCTGGCGTTCGAGGAGCGCGAAGGCCTGGCGCTCGCGAGCGCCTTCGACGATCTCCTGCGCAGCGGCACCACCAGCGGATTGATGGTCACGCTGCCCGACTACGCAGACGTGTTCCAGACCGCATTCAGCGATCGCGCGGTGCGGCGGCGGGACAGGCCGGGCGCGCGGCTTCAGATCTACGGCCCGCTGGAATCGCGCCTGATGCAGGCCGACCGCATCATCGTCGGCGGGCTGATCGAGGGGGTCTGGCCACCGGCGCCGCGCATCGATCCGTGGCTGAGCCGGCCGATGCGGCACGAGCTGGGCCTCGATCTGCCGGAACGCCGGATCGGCCTCTCTGCGCATGATTTTGCGCAGTTGCTCGGCGGCGACGAGGTCATCCTCACCCACTCCGCCAAGGCTGGCGGCGCGCCGGCGGTCGCCTCGCGCTTCCTGCATCGGCTAGAGGCCGTCGCGGGCGATGCGCACTGGAAGGCCGCGATTCGCGCGGGCGAGAAATACGTGCAGTTCGCAGCCGCGCTGGACCAGCCCGACGAGGTGAGGCCGATCAAGCAGCCCGAGCCGCGACCGCCGCGCGCGACCCGCCCGCTCAGGATGTCTGTGACCGGGATCGAGGACTGGCTGCGCGATCCCTATACGATCTACGCAAAACACATTTTGCGGCTCGACGCGCTCGATCCCGTCGACATGCCGCTGTCGGCCGCCGACCGCGGCTCGGCGATCCACGATGCGCTCGGGGAGTTCACGGAACGCTACGCCACGAATCTGCCCGACGATCCCGCGCGGGTGCTGCGCGCGATCGGCGAAAAATACTTCGCGCCGCTGATGGAGCGACCCGAGGCGCGGGCGCTGTGGTGGCCGCGCTTCCAGCGCATCGCGCGCTGGTTCGGCGAATGGGAAACGGCGCGGCGCGACGCGATCGAGGCGATCGCCGCGGAAACTCGCGGCGAGATTTCGATCCCGCTCGACCATGGGCGCAGCTTCCGTCTCTCCGCCCGCGCCGACCGCATCGAGCGGCGCCGGGGCGGTGGCTACGCCATCCTCGACTACAAGACCGGCCAGCCACCGACCGGCAAGCAGGTCCGCATGGGCCTGTCGCCGCAGCTCACGCTGGAAGCCGCAATCCTGCGTGAGGGCGGTTTTCCCGACATCGACGCCGGCGCGTCCGTGAGCCAGCTCGTCTATGTTCGCCTGAGCGGCAATAATCCGCCGGGCGAAGAACGCATTCTCGAACTCAAGTTCAAGCAGGGCGACGAGCCGCAGCCGCCTGATACGGCCGCCGCCGAAGCACGGGCCAAGCTCGAGGCGCTGATCCGCGCCTTCGAGGACGAGAACCAGCCCTACACCTCGTTGAACCTGCCGATGTGGACGAATCGCTACGGCGCCTATGACGATCTCGCCCGGATCAAGGAATGGTCCGCGGCCGGCGGATTGGGGATCGAGGAATGGTGA
- a CDS encoding nucleotidyltransferase family protein, with amino-acid sequence MSVKPTKAMVLAAGFGLRMRPLTDKMPKPMVPVAGQPLLDHVLDKLGQAGVSEAVVNVHYLPDQIIDHTASRQHPRVTISDERDQVLGTGGGVVKALPLLGDAPFFHVNSDTLWIDGVRSNLTRLAENFDPARMDILLLMAPTATSIGYSGRGDYGMLADGALRKRKEKEVVPFVYAGAAILSPSIFADAPTGEFSLTKMFDRANEQERLFGLRLDGVWMHVGTPDAVHAAEEAFLESVA; translated from the coding sequence ATGTCCGTCAAACCGACCAAAGCCATGGTGCTCGCCGCAGGGTTCGGCCTGCGCATGCGTCCGTTGACGGACAAGATGCCGAAACCGATGGTTCCGGTGGCCGGCCAGCCGCTGCTCGACCATGTGCTCGACAAGCTCGGCCAGGCCGGCGTGAGCGAGGCGGTGGTCAACGTGCACTACCTGCCGGACCAGATCATCGATCACACCGCATCCCGTCAGCATCCGCGCGTGACCATCTCGGACGAGCGCGACCAGGTGCTCGGCACCGGCGGCGGCGTGGTCAAGGCACTGCCGCTGCTCGGGGACGCACCGTTCTTTCACGTCAATTCCGACACGCTATGGATCGACGGCGTGCGCTCCAACCTGACGCGGCTCGCCGAAAACTTCGATCCCGCGCGGATGGACATTTTGCTGCTGATGGCGCCGACGGCGACCAGCATCGGCTATAGCGGCCGCGGCGATTACGGCATGCTGGCCGACGGCGCCCTGCGCAAGCGCAAGGAAAAAGAGGTCGTTCCGTTCGTCTATGCCGGCGCAGCGATCCTGTCGCCGTCGATCTTCGCCGATGCCCCCACGGGCGAGTTCTCGCTGACCAAGATGTTCGACCGTGCCAACGAGCAGGAGCGGCTGTTCGGCCTTCGCCTCGACGGCGTCTGGATGCATGTCGGCACGCCCGATGCCGTGCACGCGGCGGAAGAGGCGTTTCTGGAGAGCGTGGCGTAG